In Numida meleagris isolate 19003 breed g44 Domestic line chromosome 3, NumMel1.0, whole genome shotgun sequence, the following are encoded in one genomic region:
- the LOC110396804 gene encoding gallinacin-10, producing the protein MKILYLIFAVLLFLFQAAPGSADPLYPDTVQCRSQGNFCRLGACPPTFTISGSCQGGLLNCCAK; encoded by the exons ATGAAGATCCTCTACCTGATCTTTGCtgttctcctcttcctcttccaggCTGCTCCAG GCTCTGCAGATCCGCTTTACCCTGACACCGTACAGTGCAGGAGTCAGGGGAATTTCTGCCGCCTTGGGGCATGCCCCCCCACCTTCACCATCTCTGGGTCATGCCAAGGGGGGCTGTTAAACTGCTGTGCCAAGTAA